The segment TTAGATTGTCACGTCAGCTTCCACAGACCTGCAGGATTATACGTACTACTTTGTTGCAGCCCCCTGGTTGTCCGTGAAACTGCTGCGACTCTTACAGTGTTACCctccaccaggtgtgtgtgtgtgtgtgtgatgtgagtgtgttttgtgcgcAGCCGACATGATTGTGTAATTATGGTGATTATCTTAAACTCCTCACCTGCGCTTTCCTGCAGAGGATGCTGCTATCAGAGGGCGCCTGACTGAGTGTCTGGAAACCATCCTCAACAAGGCCCAGGAGCCTCCCAAGTCCAAGAAAGTCCAGCACTCCAACGCCAAGAATGCGGTGCTGTTTGAGGCCATCAGCCTCATCATTCATCACGACAGGTCAGCACTGACCAGTGCACCAGTAGCAATACATTGTCTCTTGGAAGTTCAAAGGGAATCAGAAACTGTTAAGTGTCAGTCACTTAACGGTCTGTAACCGTTAAAACACCTCTGAGAAGAGTGAGATCATAAAAAGTATTGTCACATAACTTTAGACAGTTGATGCTTCTCGTCTATACAGTGAGCCCACTCTGCTGGTGCGGGCGTGTAACCAGCTGGGCCAGTTCCTGCAGCACAGAGAGACCAACCTGCGCTATTTGGCCCTGGAGAGCATGTGCACGCTGGCCAGCTCCGAGTTCTCCCACGAGGCCGTCAAAACCCACATCGACACAGTGATCAACGCTCTCAAGGTAACCAATCCACATTCCACACCTTGCTCAAACAGTGTACTTTCTGTTCGAAAATTCTCTGTCTGTGAGACATGTCGTCTAACTTTGAGAGCGTGGAAATCtaatctctctgtttgtttttgttttgtctcttaaCCGTGCTCCAGACGGAGAGAGATGTGAGCGTGAGGCAGCGCGCGGTGGACCTTCTCTATGCCATGTGTGACCGGAGCAATGCCAAACAGATTGTTGCAGAGATGCTCAGTTACCTTGAGACCGCTGACTACTCTATTAGAGAGGAAATTGTATGTTTCGCAACCATCATATTTACTTTAGAAAtaatgatgtgatgtgttgtaaACAGAGTCACTGTATACTTTGTGCATCTGTCGGATCATCTATAGGTGCTGAAGGTGGCTATCTTGGCTGAGAAATACGCAGTAGACTACACGTGGTACGTGGACACCATATTGAACCTCATCAGAATTGCAGGAGATTATGTCAGCGAGGAAGTGTGGTATCGTGTGATCCAGATCGTTATTAACAGAGACGATGTGCAAGGCTACGCTGCTAAGACGGTCTTTGAGGTACAGTGTTTGCTGTTTCTACCTTCAGTaacttcctccttctctgtcaGTTATGTTGCTGAAGTAGTTGCACCATTTTTAGAGTAGTTCCTATCGTCTAGATGTCAGTTTAAGTTCTCATTTTGGGTTAGTATTGAATGCACTTGTCATTGCAGTACCTCATAGAAAGACGTGTAATGTTTCTCCTATTCaatttttgttgtgtgttttttttcttaactGTGTGGAGTTTAAATAATCAGAGGCAATGTAGTAATTAACCGACACCAATGACTTTTAACAAGTATGTCTGTCAGTGTTTAACTTGTCTGCTCACAAAAGTCCTCTGTGTTCACCCTCTGTCCCTCCTGCTCAGGGAAAGTCCGGCCACCAGCACGTCTGCTTGCCAGGGCTAGTGCACTTCACTTCTGTCACCATAGCAACCGCTCTCTGTTGCCACTCTCATGGCAGTGTAGGGGTGCCTCATTTATGAAAGAGGCTTTTCACAAAAACCCAATTTGTTCTTGCTTCCCTCAGTCTCggcttgtgtctgtctctacaTAACTGTCTCACACTGGTAGGTCACTTCCAAAAACCAAAAACATTAATCCCTACCATACTGTTGCAGGTTGTCTGGTTTCCCGCAGCCTTTGTTTCATTCAGCCTGGCATGAGCGATTCATTTTTCATTGGCTACTTTGCCCAGCCCTTAGTGGTCCTAAGTAAATAATGTAGATTTCGGTGCCAGTCTGCATGAAACTCAGGGATGTAGCCTAGTTAAAGCCCCCATCCTACCCATGTCCCcatgctgtgctctgtgctATACCAACATGCATgaaaattattattaatattatagaCAAAACCTCAATAGAGACATCAATTTTAGCTCCTTCTATGGTGGTTGAAATTGCGGTTTTCATTATTTTCGCCATTCTGTGACAGGAACTGAAACTCAGATCTCAGATCTGACTTATCAGATCATCTTGAGTTTTTGAAGGTTCCTGTTCTACTGCACCTCGAGCGAGAAATCTCCCACAAACACTGAGCTCCTCCCAgcccaccctctctctatctctccatccctttctctctctctctctctctctatccccccctctctctctctcctcaaaaaTCAGATAAGATTTTTGCTGACccaattattttctttctccctgttcAATGTCAGTTGTCCTGTGTAGCTTGAATCACTCCAATCTCACATCAGTCCTGATCCTCCTTTCGCAGGCTTTGCAAGCCCCAGCCTGCCATGAGAATCTAGTGAAGGTCGGAGGGTACATCTTGGGAGAATTTGGAAATCTTATCGCAGGGGATCCACGGTCCAGGTATCATGTTACCACCCTACGACATGAATTAAGTGCCTTTTTGGTGTGATTTGTGTGGCCGAGGCGTGATGGTAAAAGCCTTAATGTAGTGAGCATGAATGTACAGCATTattcagtttgtttttttggtgttGTAGCGCCCTCTAGAGGCTGAGTTCAGTGCTCTTTCGTATGATGTTTACCTTAAGATATCCGCACATtacaacatcacaacataacTGGTTGAAACGTGGCACCTTTTAATAACTTGGAGAACGATTTTGCCTAAATATTCAGTTCAATACTTGTCTTATTTCTTTGCTGGTTTATGTCTGTTTCGGGTTGCCTATTTTtagcattgttttgttgttggcaTCCAAAAATGTAGTACAGTAGGCCAATGCATGACATCAAATGAATCTTACACTTTGACATTTGTGCATGAAACTGACATTTTGGAACACCGCAATATATGAAACTATGCCTAGTGTCTTGAGAGCTTTAACCATATAGTTACCATGCTTCCCAGTTTCATGTACCTGTATAACCCATGAAAACGCTCTGtgtccccctgtctctccagTCCACTAGTTCAGTTCAATTTGCTGCACTCCAAGTTCCACCTGTGCTCGGTGCCCACTCGAGCGCTGCTGCTCTCGGCCTACATCAAGTTCATCAACCTGTTCCCTGAGGTGAAGGGCACCATCCAGGAGGTGCTGCGCTCAGACAGTCAGCTCCGCAACGCAGACGTGGAGTTGCAGCAGCGCGCTGTGGAGTACCTCCGCCTCAGCTGCATTGCCAGCACAGACATATTGGTGTGGAATGGCTTCATTTTTCAATGATTAGCAGAACTCCGTATATTCCTTATCTACTAGGGTGAAGAGCCCCACCACTTAATAAGATTAGCTAAGACATACAACAGTGTGCTCTTTCATGATTAATGCACTTGTTCTTATTTAGGTGACACAACTGGCATGAATTACACCAGAGGAAGTGCAGTTGTTTGTGATGTAATTATTTCATCAGTGCATTGTTTGTTGGCCCGTTTCTGAAGGGGTGAAGGAAAGgatttcttttaaaaacaggTGCTCAGTCATGGTGGTGTTCTGTTTGCTGTCTTTGTCCATTTAGGCCACCGTACTGGAGGAGATGCCTCCTTTCCCAGAGCGGGAGTCATCCATTTTGGCCAagctgaagaggaagaaggggcCTGGAACCGTGCCGGACATCGAGGAGAATCGCAAGGAGCGCAATGCCAACGTCAATGGAGGCACAAATCATACCACTACCACTCCAAATGCCAAGGTCACTGTGCTTTTTGAGATGTTCCATGTTTTACTTATGAAGACAACTTCATCTTTCACAGTGTTTTAGTTTGTCTGGACATGCCAAACACAAACGCACTAGTGTCATTGGTATTTATGCAGGAGTTTAGATTTTGGGTGTGGAAAGATAGGCCAGATTAAGGTTTTAAGGGAGGTGGTTTAAACTGAGATATGAGTCAGCTAGCTCTGAAAGATAATACATGTGTTCATGGACAGCTGGGTGTGCAATGCATGTTGGGACTTGACTGCATTTGACAAGAAATGTAAAATGATAGACATTCTCCATCAGAGCTGCTTTTTCGCTTTGAATTCTTATATCTCTGCACAGTCCTCACATCTCTTCATCCTCCATGActtctctgttttcttcttcttcttcttcccaaCGCTACCCTCCTTGCTGGGCCTttgctcttttcctctctgtggcTGCTCAGACCTCCCCTGCATCCTTTGTTGGGGATCTGCTGGCTccagcccctccccccaccaaccGGCCACGCCCAGTGTCCTCCTCATCCTTCCTGCagacccccctcacccctctcccctctcaggcCTGTGCTATCCCCTTAGCAGCCTCTGCTGGAACATTCTACCAGGTCCTGtgcctgtgactgtgtctgtgtgtgtgtgtgtgtgtgtgtgtgtgtgtgtgggggccagCCTGTGGCTCACAGCATGCCTTTGCAGTGCTTTCCTTCAGACCTTACTCTTGCACTCActccatattttcaaaaacagTTAACAGGATAAAATGCCCCGTATTGCAGTAATGCTACTGATTTACACTAACATTTTAGCTCAACAGATTCCAGGTAAGTATTGTCATAGCACTATGTATTTGAGTATGGACTCGAGTGAGCTGTTCCTTCATTATGTTGTTATATGTGTTATAGTACTAAGGCTGTTTGGTCCTGCCCGATTTAAAAGCTATATTGTGCATCATTGGATTGCAGCATTTGCCCAACTCAAATGGTATATTAGCGATGTTGCTGCATTGTTGGGAAACCTTTGGATATTGAAAACTGAACGATATGAATGATGTCTGTACTGTAAATCATCACAAAAATCATCAAGATTCTTCAAAGACAATCGTGTTAACTGCCCCTCTGCCTCACAACAGGTAGCCGCCGCCGCCTCCCCAGATCTGCTGGGTTTGGGAAGCCCCAGCCCCTTGAGTTCCAcccctcccgctctccctcccaCTGCGGCCAGCCTGCTCATTGATGTGTTCTCAGAGAACAgcccaggagcagcagcagcagcagcagcagcagcagcacccatTGCTGTCCCGGCTGCTCCCGTAGCCGATGATAACTTCTCAAGGTGAGGAGGAACTGATGTGAAAAGGAGTCCTCAGAATTCACAGAACAAGGGCGAGGTTGCTTATTCGTGCTCTTCCTCAAGTCTACTATTTCATTGCGGTGTTCTACAGTAAAAAGAGtcattttcttttgtggttAGAAAATATGAATTCTGACAGTAAGGAAGTTTGTGTCTGGCCTGTGTGTATTTAACATGGCCACACTGACCGTTAAAACTATGAGCCCAGTGGTGATCTTATATAGACTGGTTTGCTCGTGTGTGAACTTTCATGTAGTATGAAAAACATCACCATGTGCATTTATTGCATTTGGCTGCAGCATAACGCCAGAGTCCCTCCATGTGGCTGATTCAATTCTGGCTGATGTTCAGGAGCCAACTGACAAGTAAGGCGCCTAAAAAAAGGCTCAAAAATTCAACCCAAGTTCATAACACTTTTGGTGTCGTTTTGAGGGAATAAGGGACTCAAGTCGCACTTTATTGACTTTACTGTTGagactgcatgtgtttgtttggttttttttccTATGAAAACCTCACTTAACCTCACTTAGGAAAGGCTGGGAAGGCTCTGAGGTCAACAGCCATAATGTAGCTTAACTTTAAAGACTAAATGACGTCTCATTGGTATCTTGGTCACAAAGGCCATCACCAAGGCTCTTACTCAAGGAAAACTTTTCTCTGGATAGGATGGcctttgtgtggtgtggtgtggtgtggtgtggtgtggtgtggtgtggtgtggtgtgtgtgtgtgtgtgtgtgtgtgtgtgtgtgtccacacagagATGAAAACTCTGGGCAAGCTATGCATCCTCTTGCCATGCCGTGTCTTTTGGACGCCTCTTACTATTCGGTGTCTTTTGGGCAGGTTTGTGTGCAAGAACAATGGGGTGCTGTACGAAAACCAGCTGCTTCAGATTGGCTTGAAGTGCGAGTATCGGCAGAGTCTGGGTGAGTGAGTGCCTCTCGGAGGGGTTTTATCCATGTAAGAGCCAAATTCATGATTTCATGTGTTataataatttagtttaaaaagatttaaaaaggtaTCTGAAGATAAATAATTTCATTAGGATTTGAAAGAATGTTTAGGTTGAACTATATAATTTAGTATTGCATTTAAAAGCTGAATAACTTGTAAGAATGTAAGCTTCCAATCAGATGACGTTACGTCAGTATAATACCTGCGTGTTGGACTTTTAGTTTAGATTTGAGCTCAGAAATGTTGGAAGCGAcatagttttttgaccgtgtgaaCTTGTAACTCTAAGTTTTctagtaaacattttttatggaAGATTTACTTGTCTCACTCGCGTGTCAATTAATAGTTTCTAAGACTGAACTCAAAATTGTGGTACAGAAGACTCAGAACAGACGGAGTGCCACTACAATCCACATTGAACTTAGAATAATTATCATTAGAATGATGCACTTGCTTCTTATATCCGTTTCTTTATCTCAAAAGAGGAACCAATGTCTACCCATCAGCAGTGTTTGATTAATCTCTGATTAAATGTAGAGGATTCAATAGTGCAGGTTTTCTGCACAAATTGAAAGGACTAGAAAGTTCTAACATCAATACACTTAGTTCTTTttaaaatttcgttgtataaatacaatgacaataaaggcttttctattctattctattttattctattATTCTCTAGTTGCATTATAATTGCTTCAGGTGGACATCAGTTTACCCCTATTCACGTTTGTGTCTTTTGCTGTAGGTCGGATGTATGTGTTCTTTGGGaacaaaacatcaacacagTTCCTCAGTTTCGCCACCTCAGTGGTCTGCCAGGAGCCTCTTGCTTCTCATATCCTTTTTTAGCTCAGAAGAGTGACCAATGTCTACCCATCAGCAGTGTTACATCTCTGTTTAAATGTAAAGGATTCAATGGTGCAGGTTTTCCCGCTCACAGTGAAAATACTGGGAATTTCTAAAATGTTATAGGAAAATAATTCAAGCAGTAAAGGTCAGTGGAGTTCAATAGAAGTTTTTGAATTTTCTATCCACTATTATGAAAAATCATATTGTAATCACAGAATTGGCCAAAACTTTCTCCGTGGAGGCTATCAGTAGGCTAGTGTCATTTCTTTACATTGAGCTTTTAGGAGGCCTTCATGTGTTCTTATGCtgatgtatgtgttgtgttatgtaaaTAATGAACACAAACTCCTAATCTAGCCAGCTAATTAGCTAAAAAAGCTGTTCTTACATTTTTGTGGGGTTTCTGAACCGGAGCTCAAGCCTCCATAGTGAATATCTTCACAAGACCATATAttaataattgattaataatCTTCACAACACCATATAttaataattgattaataatCTTCACAACACCATATATTCTCTAAATCAATGGTCTTTTACCATATGTAGTTAAGGGACAGAGAGCAGTCAACCCATCTGGCCTCAAACCCAGGTCTCCAAGGTAGTAAAGTAAATACAAAAATGACTTCTcaaataaatagtaaaacatAGGTTTTATGTTACCGCCGTTAGGAAAACTAAGATAAATTCATTGTTGCCATATGACGTGTATATATTGTGCAGTAGAGGGTATGTTTCTTTTGGTATGTTCAGTTTTAGCTGAAACTAATGCTGTTAAAATGTAAACAAGGTAGTTGGTCTGATGGATACAAGCTGGCcaggtgttaaaaaaaaacagtcaaactGTTTGGCTGGTGTGTTGTCTATTGTAAACATTAAATGGTCTGTGAGgggctctctttttttcaaaatcaGTTCATCTTTAACCGGCATGTTCACAGCTCAATGTACACCCGAAACCAGTTGATCCCACAGTGGATGGAGGGGCACAGCTCCAACAGATCATCAACATTGAGTGTGTTTCTGACTTTGTAGAAGCAGCTGTACTCAACATCCAGTTCAGGTAATGGGTTTTGTTACTATTGTGTTACAGTATTGCAGTTTCAgtgaaaatgtcttcaaattCTTTACATATACACCTTAAATATGACACTGAACAGGGCCTTACATTTTTCACTTAGAGGAATCAAGTGATGCGTAGACACCAAAGGTTGGATACAAGCATAGTGGAAGGTTTTTAATGCTTGGAAACATTCCAGGTATGGAGGCATTCTCCAGAACATTGCTGTCAAGCTACCCATCACTTTGAACAAGTTTTTCCAGCCCACAGAGATGATATCACAAGACTTCTTCCAGCGATGGAAACAGCTTAGCGCGTAagatatttttgtttgtttgtttaaatgtcATAGAATAGATATTAACATACATCATACTTAGTTGAATATTACAAAATGTGGAGAAATACTTTCATATCAATGCTTTTATTGGTTGAAAACCTTTTTGAAATGTATGTTAAGTGTTTTAATTGAGATATCTACCCTTGTGTCTGATCAGCCCACAACAGGAGGTCCAGAATATCTTCAAAGCCAAGCATTCCATGGACACTGAAGTCACCAAGGCAAAGGTATGATTATCTAAAGGAGCGATGGCTTTGTGTTTCCGAATGCTTGAGTATGCATCTCATTTACGTATAGTGTGCTGGTGCCCAAGTTCTGGTGGCACATCGGTTCTGTTCTTTTCACCTTTTTACCTTTTCACTTCTCACCTGTGAGCACCAAGCTTATTCATCTGCCATATTCCCCTCCAGATCATTGGCTTTGGAGTAGCTCTATTGGATGGGGTAGACCCTAACCCCTCCAACTTTGTAGGCGCAGGAGTCATCCACACGAAAACTACTCAGGTGGGCTGCCTGCTTCGGCTGGAGcccaacacacaagcacaggtaGGCCGCTAACAGGTCCTACACCCACTGAGCTATAGTTTGGGGAAACACCTTATATGACCATTCTGTCTCTATGACCACCAAACACTTACTATTTGCTGTTATGTATATATTATGCTTACTTGATACACGTTATATGTTGTAGTTTGGAATGTGCTAAGAATGGCCGTTTGAGAACCCTATTTGTTTTCCAGTGTTAAAATCTGCTTTGTTTAATTTTAAAACAAGcccctttttgtctttttctgcaGATGTATCGTCTCACTCTGAGAACTAGCCGGGATACTGTGTCACAGAGGCTCTGTGACCTCTTGTCAGATCAGTTCTGAAGTGAATGCTCTGTTCACTCAAGCCTGACAAGATGGCCCTGCCAGCTGAGCTTAGAACAGTCTTGAACACCATCCACCCCAACTCACTTAATGTTTTTAGCCCCACACAAGCTTGCCTGTCTGGATGGCACACCCTCCAAGCCAACCTGTCAAGCGTCCCTAAATCAAATTGTATTCAATGTACAGtgtatattttccttttttatgttttacttTACTATAAAGTGTATATCTCTCACCACTCAGCTTTACTAACAACTCATAGCTTTAAATCTGTTCTCGGACATGTCCATGTGCACACATATTGAAATCTTGCGCTTTTACAGTTGGGAGGTTTGTGTCTCAACTTAGATGCAGGGTTTTGGGTATTTTTAACTGGAAGAACGGGAGCTCTTACTTGGTCATGGCTCCCCTCTTGCTGTGCAATGACTGCATCCAACTGTGCCTTCATTTAAATGATCCATAATCAAGAAACATTGTTAAATGgaaagactgtttttttttttgttgatgtttaagTTTGCTTTTATAGAACAACTTAGGTGTCACCTGTAGATGCACTTATCATTGTACGATTCACTCCACAAACTGTTGTATTCCCTCCAGTTACTGTGTTGCAAAGTATTGTGTCCTTTGGCAGGCTCAGTCCTCTTGAGTCTGCTCATTATATACGATGTAAGAATCGTCAGTATTGTGTACTGTTGCTGCTTCAACTGTAGGGGTAGCTGAAGTGGCTGTATTCTTAAAGTAGCATAAATGATATCTTCCCAATGCACCCAAAAAACAGTGTCTCTTGCACTGTTGGCTGATGGAGACACTACATGTGAATCTTGTATTTAAATTCACTAAGGACTAAGTGCCTTGTTTTTGTACTTGCCCCAAAACACAAATGCTTCCCTTTAAGAGAATTGTTGTGAGAGTCCATGTGaggttttttttagtttttcgtCACATGTACTTGAGTAAACCACTCCGGCTGCCTGTAAGAATATAAAGGGATTTTATTCCCagttttcccctctctgcatCACAGCCATCACCCTACAGATTGTTCTATGACTCCATATTGGAAATGGGGAAACATGGCTCAACCAGAGACGGGAGAAACTTCTAATAGCTTGTGTATGTGAAGCTAACTACAGTCTCCTCACCATTATGAAGGGCGTGAAGCCCTCTTCACTTGCTTTGCCACTGGCTAACTTTACTGTCTCGTCAGGTACCGGCTACGCCACTGCCTGTTCTCCCTGTGCCTTCAAGTTGTATGTTTTGGTTACTGATTTATGTTATCTTTgcgttttgtatgtgtgtatgaatgtgtatataCACCCAGACATCTGTTGTACTTCCAATCATATAACAGGTTTTGTCAATTAAACCAGTGTCTTGGTTTTCTCTTTAGAAACCACGCGGTATGCTTTCACGTGAGTTTCATATGAGTAATGACATATGAGCCCCACACTATTGTATACATGATTGTGTTACTCTTTATTCTGTTTTCTTAATCCAAATTAAATCAGGATCGTCATAAACCATAGGATATTCCATTCAGCTCATCTCCAGTTTTCCAGAGAGTTGAGAGTTCAGTTCCCTTGCTTAGATTATGACCAAGAAGTTTTCCATCATGACTTTATAAAATTGTCTAACATTATAATAGGCCTACTTAAACATTTCCATTTTGTCATGCTTTAAAGTGGCACTATGTAACTATTTCAAACTAATTTTGGTGGTACAATGACGTTTAAACGATAGTACTGCAAGCAGTATGCGGTAAAGACACTTTTCAgagaaaatcaagtttttaacctTATTAACGTGTCCATATGGTGTTTTCTTTATATGACACACGACATAATATGAGCGAAATAAGCAGTCAACGCCATGGCTGAGTATTTCCACCTTGGAACTGCGACATACCAATGACCAATGTCTCAAAAGCATGGAATCTGACAGCCTGGCTCATTTGCATATGCATAGCTCCGCGAGTAGCCTACTAAATAAGGCAAAGGTATAGAGTTACGTCCTAGCCATAGTTTAATGCAATGAAAGAACGCTTTTCATGAAAACTTCTACATTTGTAATTTTGAGGAAAAGCGGCACATTTTTAGGGGTTAAATAAAGCTAATGCCTAGTCAGAGATTCACTGGGGTGCAGACTACTTCATTGGTCAAACAATGTTGGCTCATTTTACTCCCACTGGCCTTACAACTAAACTAAAACAACTAAATGGAAAGATAGCCACTCCCGTAAGCACGTCATCGGCAATTTTTATATATAGCcctaggctatatatatatacatatatattgtcAATGTAGCCTAGTCTATAATCAAACGTTAGTTTagtgttatttgtttaaaatatTTGTCGGATTGACATTTGTGTTAGTTGAAAGGGTAATGTAGCCTACT is part of the Clupea harengus chromosome 6, Ch_v2.0.2, whole genome shotgun sequence genome and harbors:
- the LOC105891112 gene encoding AP-2 complex subunit alpha-2 isoform X4 → MPAVSKGDGMRGLAVFISDIRNCKSKEAEIKRINKELANIRSKFKGDKALDGYSKKKYVCKLLFIFLLGHDIDFGHMEAVNLLSSNKYTEKQIGYLFISVLVNSNSDLIRLINNAIKNDLSSRNPTFMNLALHCIANVGSREMAEAFAADVPRILVAGDTMDSVKQSAALCLLRLNRTSPDLVPMGEWTARVVHLLNDQHLGVVTAATSLITTLAQKNPDDFKTSVSLAVARLSRIVTSASTDLQDYTYYFVAAPWLSVKLLRLLQCYPPPEDAAIRGRLTECLETILNKAQEPPKSKKVQHSNAKNAVLFEAISLIIHHDSEPTLLVRACNQLGQFLQHRETNLRYLALESMCTLASSEFSHEAVKTHIDTVINALKTERDVSVRQRAVDLLYAMCDRSNAKQIVAEMLSYLETADYSIREEIVLKVAILAEKYAVDYTWYVDTILNLIRIAGDYVSEEVWYRVIQIVINRDDVQGYAAKTVFEALQAPACHENLVKVGGYILGEFGNLIAGDPRSSPLVQFNLLHSKFHLCSVPTRALLLSAYIKFINLFPEVKGTIQEVLRSDSQLRNADVELQQRAVEYLRLSCIASTDILATVLEEMPPFPERESSILAKLKRKKGPGTVPDIEENRKERNANVNGGTNHTTTTPNAKVAAAASPDLLGLGSPSPLSSTPPALPPTAASLLIDVFSENSPGAAAAAAAAAAPIAVPAAPVADDNFSRFVCKNNGVLYENQLLQIGLKCEYRQSLGRMYVFFGNKTSTQFLSFATSVVCQEPLASQLNVHPKPVDPTVDGGAQLQQIINIECVSDFVEAAVLNIQFRYGGILQNIAVKLPITLNKFFQPTEMISQDFFQRWKQLSAPQQEVQNIFKAKHSMDTEVTKAKIIGFGVALLDGVDPNPSNFVGAGVIHTKTTQVGCLLRLEPNTQAQMYRLTLRTSRDTVSQRLCDLLSDQF